From Aspergillus fumigatus Af293 chromosome 3, whole genome shotgun sequence, a single genomic window includes:
- a CDS encoding RTA1 domain-containing protein, protein MSPNNSFVLYHYEPSLPAAIAFSVLFNITTLAHVYQRVKSGSNYMNPFIVGGFFQVTGYGCRAASHFLGTSTTLYAIQTLLVLLAPTLYAASIYMILGRVIRYLHAERLSPVPVKWMTKTFVAGDILSFILQGAGGGVMSAGSANSHDIGTYIILAGLAVQLLFFGVFVFVAFVFHFRFSSSQGAGTSGNVPWVKSWNGLLWVLYLVSALILIRSAFRMVEFAQGFDGYLIRHEIFMYVFDTALMFVLMVVMNTVHPSGVSSAGKGELVECETLRARGSDAERGV, encoded by the exons ATGTCACCCAACAACAGCTTCGTCCTCTATCACTACGAGCCCTCCCTACCAGCAGCAATTGCCTTTTCGGTGTTGTTCAACATCACAACACTGGCCCATGTATACCAGCGCGTCAAGTCCGGATCCAATTACATGAACCCATTCATCGTGGGCGGATTCT TCCAAGTCACCGGCTATGGATGCCGCGCAGCATCCCACTTCCTTGGAACGTCCACCACGCTCTACGCCATCCAGACCCTTCTGGTCCTGTTGGCACCAACGCTCTACGCAGCATCGATCTACATGATCCTGGGCCGGGTGATCCGATACCTCCATGCAGAACGACTAAGTCCCGTGCCGGTGAAATGGATGACCAAGACTTTTGTGGCGGGCGATATCCTCTCGTTTATCCTCCAGGGAGCCG GCGGCGGAGTCATGTCCGCCGGCTCGGCAAATTCCCATGATATCGGCACGTATATCATCCTCGCTGGTCTGGCTGTTCAGCTTCTGTTCTTTggtgtttttgtttttgtggCCTTTGTCTTCCACTTTCGGTTCTCCAGTTCCCAGGGTGCAGGTACTTCGGGGAATGTGCCCTGGGTGAAGAGCTGGAACGGTCTTCTCTGGGTGCTGTACCTGGTTAGCGCGCTCATTCTCATCCGAAGTGCGTTTCGGATGGTGGAGTTTGCGCAGGGGTTCGATGGGTATCTCATCCGTCATGAAATCTTCATGTATGTTTTCGACACGGCGTTAATGTTTGTTTTGATGGTTGTGATGAATACGGTTCATCCTTCTGGTGTTTCGAGTGCGGGAAAGGGTGAGCTGGTGGAATGTGAGACTCTGAGGGCTCGGGGTAGCGACGCAGAAAGAGGGGTCTAG
- a CDS encoding MDR family NADPH-dependent oxidoreductase, which yields MMALGEFVRQTAYKWRPYTTLDNCKHHHRLPFSQPINLSQSSLIYFHYIMAESLIFAYGSTEPVKDIRLHSTPAPADCGPHEVVVDFLAAPINPLDFLVLHGKYPVKPQNHITVADGEHRPIPGSDGAARIVRTGSAVTQFHVGNSVILRTHCRGSWRTHAVLDENDVLRVPSELDPHLACILRMGVAPAYFLLRDYSTLEPGDWIIQNAATGTVSHFVTQLARLQGVNVISVIRDRGTDDELERTKRSLRSHGAAIVLTVDELKTVGAEVLQGKRVNLAIDFVSDDALARLMASFLVPGATLVTAGFLGIAPSSPEANLRQFLWQRNITLKAFRLSDCLGRRSAFHQTALLEWFARLFLEGTLKTPALEYVRWKRGDPGLEGKLQEVLERHERGEVGERKKILVFEH from the coding sequence ATGATGGCTCTAGGAGAATTTGTGCGTCAGACTGCCTATAAATGGCGCCCGTATACAACACTGGACAACTGCAAGCACCATCATCGACTTCCGTTCTCACAACCAATCAATTTAAGTCAGAGCTCGCTTATTTATTTCCATTACATCATGGCTGAATCTCTCATCTTTGCGTACGGATCAACGGAACCTGTCAAAGACATCCGTCTTCATTCAACCCCTGCACCTGCGGACTGCGGTCCTCACGAAGTGGTGGTTGACTTCCTTGCGGCACCCATCAATCCTCTCGACTTTCTGGTGTTGCACGGAAAATACCCCGTCAAACCGCAGAACCACATCACCGTCGCGGACGGTGAGCATCGACCCATTCCGGGCTCAGACGGCGCGGCCCGTATTGTCCGCACGGGATCCGCGGTGACCCAGTTCCACGTCGGGAACTCCGTCATCCTGCGGACCCACTGCCGAGGCTCATGGCGCACGCACGCCGTGCTTGACGAAAACGACGTGCTGCGCGTTCCATCAGAACTGGATCCTCACCTCGCGTGCATCCTGCGCATGGGTGTGGCACCGGCCTACTTCCTGCTGCGGGATTATTCGACTCTCGAGCCCGGCGActggatcatccagaacgCGGCGACAGGCACGGTCAGTCATTTCGTGACTCAATTGGCGCGCCTGCAGggtgtcaatgtcatcaGCGTGATTCGCGACCGTGGCACTGATGACGAGCTCGAGCGCACCAAACGGTCACTGCGCTCGCACGGCGCAGCGATTGTCCTAACTGTTGACGAGCTCAAGACCGTCGGCGCGGAGGTACTCCAGGGCAAGCGCGTCAACCTCGCCATCGACTTTGTTTCCGATGACGCACTGGCGCGACTGATGGCGTCGTTTTTGGTTCCTGGAGCCACACTCGTCACGGCTGGCTTCCTGGGGATAGCGCCATCTAGCCCCGAAGCCAACCTGCGTCAGTTCCTGTGGCAGCGTAACATCACTCTCAAGGCTTTTCGACTCAGCGATTGTCTTGGCCGACGATCGGCATTCCATCAGACGGCGCTCCTGGAATGGTTTGCGCGCTTATTCTTGGAAGGGACGCTAAAGACCCCGGCGCTGGAGTATGTCCGGTGGAAACGAGGCGATCCGGGCCTGGAAGGCAAGTTGCAGGAGGTGCTTGAGCGCCACGAGAGGGGTGAAGTGGGCGAGCGCAAGAAAATTTTGGTGTTTGAGCACTAG
- a CDS encoding MCT family MFS transporter, whose product MTVSAAATPDNRSEGSSPPSTLPVEELRAEKVEETQTPSPPPPPNGGWMAWLQVVGAFFLFFNSWGVVNTFGVYQTYYETDLLHGHSPSSISWIGTVQGFLLFLVGVIAGPVFDKGYLKTMIAAGSFLVVFGLMMTSLSDQYYQVFLAHGVVVGIGCAFLFLPSIAIVATYFTTRRAVATGITASGGSIGSVIYPIIFRKLIDSVGFGWTTRIIGFIALGGLCVSLAVMRMRLPPPKQARSLLDLSAFKEASFLIFSFGLFCAFVGLYFPFFYLPTYMSNIVHSTDDLAFYIIAILNATSVFGRITPGLVADRLGSLNTLIPMGLIAAILAYAWMGIKNIAGTIVFACLYGFASGAIVSLPPTVVARLSPNMSIVGTRMGMCFTFAGLGLLIGNPIAGALLDLERGVFWKAELFSAVMVTAGAVSFIWLRLLKWRDGEKGKY is encoded by the exons ATGACTgtttctgctgctgctactcCGGACAATCGCAGTGAAGGGTCGTCTCCTCCCTCCACCCTGCCCGTGGAGGAGCTTCGGGCAGAGAAAGTGGAGGAGACACAGACGccctctccccctccccctccgaATGGAGGGTGGATGGCATGGCTTCAAGTAGTCGGAgcctttttcctcttcttcaactcatG GGGGGTGGTCAACACCTTTGGCGTGTACCAGACCTACTATGAAACCGATCTCTTGCACGGTCACTCCCCCTCGTCCATCTCCTGGATTGGCACGGTCCAGggctttctccttttcctgGTTGGAGTCATTGCCGGTCCAGTTTTCGACAAGGGGTACCTCAAGACCATGATCGCGGCGGGCTCATTCCTGGTCGTTTTCGGTCTGATGATGACTTCCCTGTCGGACCAGTACTACCAAGTCTTTCTGGCTCATGGAGTCGTTGTTGGCATTGGCTGTGCGTTTTTGTTCCTACCGAGCATTGCCATCGTGGCTACCTACTTTACCACACGGCGGGCCGTGGCGACGGGCATCACCGCTTCTGGAGGAAGCATTG GCTCCGTGATATACcccatcatcttccgcaaGCTCATCGACTCCGTCGGCTTCGGCTGGACCACCCGTATCATCGGCTTCATCGCCCTAGGCGGACTGTGCGTCTCCCTCGCCGTGATGCGCATGCGCCTTCCACCACCCAAGCAAGCCAGATCGCTCCTTGACCTGTCCGCCTTCAAAGAAGCCTCCTTTCTTATCTTCAGTTTCGGTCTGTTCTGCGCCTTCGTCGGCCTCTACTTCCCGTTCTTCTACCTGCCCACCTACATGTCCAACATCGTCCACTCAACCGACGACCTAGCCTTCtacatcatcgccatcctcaaTGCCACGTCCGTCTTTGGTCGGATTACCCCCGGCCTGGTGGCCGACCGGCTGGGCTCCCTCAACACCCTCATCCCCATGGGCCTGATCGCGGCGATCCTCGCGTACGCCTGGATGGGGATCAAGAACATTGCGGGGACGATCGTGTTTGCGTGTCTGTATGGATTTGCCTCTGGCGCAATCGTCTCGTTGCCGCCAACGGTCGTGGCCCGGTTGAGTCCGAATATGAGTATTGTGGGCACGCGGATGGGTATGTGCTTTACGTTTGCCGGGTTGGGGCTGTTGATTGGCAATCCGATTGCTGGGGCGCTGTTGGATCTGGAGAGGGGGGTGTTTTGGAAGGCCGAGCTGTTCAGTGCGGTTATGGTTACCGCCGGAGCTGTGTCGTTTATCTGGTTGAGGCTGTTGAAGTGGAGGGAtggagagaaggggaagTATTAA
- a CDS encoding Zn(II)2Cys6 transcription factor domain-containing protein produces the protein MRDKTDSCLMIHRSLSRTLTPVQLRRRYCNRRLLAMSSTLPVRGRRTHRKSRHGCQQCKARKIKCDEAKPTCRNCTKHAVDCTYSLPSGGSPAQSHRSERTSPQASKPSHCECSDLAVHDLELLHHFSTSTAYTFSRNPALQTFWRVDAPQLGFGAHYTLRAMLAISALHLAYLRPTQKQFYVSQAEHHHSVALTFVTSNMTRLMNENSSALFLFSILTSYFSCAKPRKLDDLLLFQQGRISEWLVLFRGTGAIIEYAQEELRSGPLAALLGIRQRRSDYRNSLPTQGQAFMDDLEELIREEVKEQQELQVYLGAIQEMRVSYALWSDIGMWETGDVLVWLLRVSEEFLTLLREQRYVALVIFGYFCPLLRRLEWMWWLEGWSVHLLSRIHGLLDQEHRTWIQWPMEQLGWRP, from the exons ATGAGAGACAAGACTGACAGTTGCCTCATGATTCATCGATCCCTCAGCCGAACTTTAACCCCTGTCCAGTTACGCCGTCGATATTGTAACCGGAGACTGTTGGCAATGTCAAGTACACTACCCGTAAGAGGTCGTCGGACACATCGCAAATCACGGCATGGCTGCCAGCAATGCAAGGCCAGGAAAATCAAA TGTGATGAAGCCAAGCCAACTTGTAGAAACTGCACCAAACACGCCGTGGACTGCACATATTCCCTGCCAAGTGGAGGAAGTCCCGCACAATCTCATAGGAGCGAAAGAACATCCCCGCAGGCGTCCAAACCGAGCCACTGCGAATGTTCAGACTTGGCAGTGCACGACTTGGAGCTCCTACATCATTTTTCTACGTCCACTGCCTACACCTTCTCTCGAAATCCAGCGCTGCAAACCTTCTGGCGAGTTGACGCACCGCAGCTCGGATTCGGTGCCCACTACACGCTGCGAGCAATGTTAGCCATATCTGCCCTCCACTTGGCCTACCTACGACCCACACAAAAGCAATTCTACGTGTCTCAAGCAGAGCACCATCACAGCGTGGCCTTGACATTTGTGACCTCAAATATGACACGATTAATGAACGAGAATAGCTCAGCGCTGTTCTTGTTCTCCATCCTCACTAGCTATTTCTCCTGCGCCAAGCCCCGCAAACTCGACGAcctgcttctcttccagcaggGGCGTATCTCCGAATGGCTGGTCCTCTTCCGCGGAACGGGGGCAATAATCGAATATGCGCAGGAGGAACTCCGCTCCGGACCGCTGGCAGCGTTACTGGGTATTCGGCAACGCCGATCTGACTATCGCAACAGCCTCCCGACCCAGGGGCAAGCCTTCATGGACGACTTGGAGGAGTTGATCCGAGAAGAAGTCAAAGAGCAGCAGGAATTACAGGTTTATCTCGGAGCAATACAGGAAATGAGGGTATCGTATGCGCTGTGGTCTGATATCGGGATGTGGGAGACGGGAGATGTCCTTGTCTGGCTGCTGCGAGTATCAGAGGAGTTTCTGACTCTCCTTCGGGAGCAGCGATATGTGGCGCTGGTGATTTTTGGGTACTTCTGTCCTTTGCTGCGCCGGTTGGAGTGGATGTGGTGGTTGGAGGGGTGGAGTGTGCATTTACTTTCTCGGATCCATGGGTTGCTGGATCAGGAGCATCGCACTTGGATCCAGTGGCCGATGGAGCAGCTGGGGTGGCGGCCGTGA